From Neospora caninum Liverpool complete genome, chromosome VIII, a single genomic window includes:
- a CDS encoding ADL349Wp, related — MEGSLEALHLRSDSSRCAGPSQSSSEREEPFHGSPSGSCSPDPSTVGLPEQSRFPSGSALNGIPPSSPSSSLWSSSFSGDAGKMHSARKNGDSAGFSSVWTAFDEEDSHFPPTASGHATENAHSNAPTSLCPGSALSPRNADVADVRFPSPFAAAERLSPSALSPRPRSELGREEVEVEADSWAPKAETQEESGDGRLDEGETSPWVEASSSREAALTGTGAAFSFPSASVSSPRRVLPPPSDSASPISREVSFSAFAESSVPAVGSEPGHADLDGLCTVKKEGDASWLLAAHPGISASVSEQSESQIGERRVEEEAAAPEERTEGNTEETGGRDDVPGEQKHVNEESVSPAQCHALSHPSIASLSPLPPSSVSSSRAASALSLGGASSRAPLLGSGALLTLPVSPVLFPEEKGRREETVPSCVSSSSRLDSASPPDEEDGAEERPESEERKQREQETGEREREEARENRPARGNAGSPVSSALASAFSPPRNREETEEEQDFPIPEDSDTDPAATEKEPEGPATREGESPVPNGQSPSSPILSPHPAPASSDAANLPSPPDNASSSLTGARRRLDMVNDAEARLMLSTLMHPDDQESRRFLQQVQQNSAAVASGMPQSHAPASSGFMASGAFWSGGGWGSARSRDGSDSASPSVSAASPPAGASRFLFRALNFGLPGFRSARQEEKGRGEESEREVADGRARRPSASVSEATTEFERLLEAQQPSGAAQEPEGPTREAPARLSGANAAERKPGETDGEACSRAPPERENGRTGGSDLGQRVEKRDSDAPRSSPGLPASSPVTPRERKAPPNSTLSASPPLPTSSPAPPQTHTSSTSLSSSVSSSGSASALASPSPASGKPRTPYNVFLDRLKHPSCSAVVVSVKRFVEMFPANLPRAEAARRIHPFLSQVQAALLKAEVFAGAKTESERQQVMEGLERFVLQKLHAILFRETAEDREENEALRKKLHCLSWVEFRHLEVPPLPNASALALGAREIERMDKMRCPRDKLVLILNCCRVIIAVLDSASKAAGSSTPPAADDLLPLLIYTLIQAKPNALHSHIQFISFFRHPSRLVSEEAYFFTHFCSAVEFVKMLGQPGVTLNDVTDEEYRRRMTQAEAEYERRREAERETAEKGATKEGHAQKIDPRKTLPPADSVENPRGASQRGRLGAETAQGPVNADTGEKSGGEGSTSLDPGAVVAADSSAEAGAKKDPKEKDGQDFAGAAPAALAAAASALSTLEHLSSSSSPFVRGSYGRTGAKHSELLELCGDIQRQPLSFQEVSSADLKVGQIPALLEEYKELVELLTKAACLLRELGSDTDAKHSGKK; from the coding sequence ATGGAGGGGAGCTTAGAGGCTCTCCACCTGAGAAGCGATAGTTCTCGATGCGCCGGCCCATCGCAATCGAgctcagagagagaagagccgttCCACGGGTCGCCCTCGGGTTCCTGCTCTCCGGACCCCTCGACAGTTGGCCTGCCTGAGCagtctcgtttcccttcagGTTCTGCCCTCAACGGTAtccctccctcctcgccttcgtcctctctctggtcgtcttccttctctggcgaCGCTGGCAAAATGCATTCAGCTAGGAAGAATGGAGACTCTGCGgggttttcttctgtttggACGGCattcgacgaagaagactcTCACTTTCCGCCGACAGCGAGCGGGCATGCGACAGAGAACGCCCACTCCAACGCACCCACCTCGCTCTGCCCAGGTTCTGCCCTGTCTCCAAGAAATGCCGACGTCGCGGACGTGCGCTTCCCCTCTCCATTCGCCGCAGCGGAaaggctgtctccgtcggcgtTGTCTCCccgaccgcggtcggagCTGGGGCGCGAGGAGGTCGAGGTCGAAGCAGACAGTTGGGCTCCAAAGGCGGAGAcacaagaagagagcggagacggacgCCTAGACGAAGGGGAAACGTCTCCGTGGGTGGaagcgtcttcctcgcgcgaaGCAGCACTCACTGGCACTGGGGCTGCCTTTTCGTTCCCTTCTGCGTCGGTCTCTTCGCCCCGTCGAGTTCTTCCGCCGCCTTCAGACTCTGCTTCTCCGATCTCTCGAGaagtctctttctcggcaTTCGCCGAGTCGTCTGTGCCCGCCGTAGGCTCAGAACCTGGGCACGCAGACCTCGACGGCTTGTGCACCGtaaagaaggaaggagacgcttcCTGGCTGCTGGCGGCGCACCCCGGCAtttctgcgtctgtgtcCGAACAGAGCGAGTCGCAGATCGGAGAGCggagagtggaagaagaggcggcggcgccggaggaaaggacagagggaaacacagaagaaacaggagggAGGGACGACGTCCCTGGCGAGCAGAAGCATGTAAACGAGGAGTCTGTCTCGCCAGCCCAGTGTCATGCGTTATCTCATCCTTCCatcgcttctctgtcgcctcttcctccctcttctgtctcttcttctcgagctgCTTCCGCACTCTCTCTGGGAGGGGCGAGCTCGAGAGCCCCTCTGCTGGGGAGTGGAGCTCTCCTTactctccctgtttctcctgttctctttccagaggagaaagggcggcgcgaagagacggtcccgagctgcgtctcctcttcgtctcggctCGACTCTGCAAGTCCGcctgacgaggaagacggcgctgaagagaggccagaaagcgaagaacgcaagcagcgagaacaagagacaggcgagagggagagagaagaagcgagagagaacaggccAGCGCGGGGCAACGCCgggtctcctgtctcttcggccCTGGCGTCGGCGTTCTCGCCcccgagaaacagagaagagacagaagaggaacaagacTTCCCAATCCCAGAAGACAGTGACACAGATCCTGCCGCCACGGAGAAAGAACCGGAGGGCCCCGCCACGCGAGAGGGCGAGTCTCCAGTTCCCAATGGCCAATCCCCGTCTTCACCCATCTTGTCTCCACATCCAGCGCCAGCTTCTTCCGATGCGGCCaatcttccctctcctcccgacaacgcctcttcttctctgacTGGAGCCCGTCGACGGCTGGACATGGTCAACGATGCCGAGGCGCGTTTGATGCTCTCAACGCTGATGCACCCGGACGACCAAGAGAGTCGCAGGTTTCTGCAACAAGTCCAGCAGAATTCGGCCGCCGTCGCGTCTGGGATGCCCCAGTCGCATGCGCCTGCTTCGAGCGGCTTCATGGCGTCCGGCGCCTTCTGGAGCGGCGGGGGCTGGGGCAGCGCGCGAAGTCGAGACGGCTCGGACTCagcttcgccgtctgtctctgcggcgtctccgcccgccggcgcctcgcggTTTCTGTTTCGGGCCCTGAACTTTGGACTTCCGGGGTTCCGCAGTGCAcgccaggaagagaaaggacgaggcgaagagagtgagagagaggtcGCGGACggaagagcgcggcggcCGTCTGCGAGTGTGAGCGAGGCAACGACCGAGTTTGAACGCCTCCTGGAGGCCCAGCAACCCAGCGGCGCGGCCCAGGAGCCGGAGGGGCCGACACGAGAAGCGCCTGCTCGGCTTTCTGGCGCCaacgcggcagagaggaagcctGGAGAAACAGATGGCGAGGCGTGTAGCAGGGCGCCgcccgaaagagagaacggcaggACAGGTGGAAGCGATCTAGGCCAGCGAGTggaaaaaagggacagcgatgcgcctcgctcttctccgggtcttcccgcttcttctcctgtcacacctagagagagaaaggcgccgcCCAATTCGACTctgtctgcctcgcctccgcttccCACTTCTTCCCCGGCGCCTCCCCAAACGCACACATCCTCTacctctctgtcgtcttctgtttcttcttctggttCTGCCTCTGCGCTTGCTTCGCCGTCACCGGCTTCGGGGAAGCCTCGGACGCCGTACAACGTGTTTCTCGACCGGCTGAAGCATCCTTCGTGTTCCGCAGTCGTCGTCTCCGTGAAGCGGTTTGTGGAGATGTTTCCTGCGAACCTTCCTCGGGCCGAAGCGGCTCGGCGCATCcacccctttctctcgcaaGTGCAGGCGGCGCTGCTGAAGGCGGAAGTGTTTGCGGGCGCcaagacggagagcgagcgGCAGCAGGTGATGGAGGGGCTGGAGCGTTTCGTGTTGCAGAAGTTGCATGCGATTCTGTTCcgcgagacggcggaagaccgcgaagaaaacgaggcactgcggaagaagctgcactgtctctcctgggTCGAGTTCCGCCACCTGGAAGTCCCTCCGCTGCCGAACGCCTCGGCTCTCGCGCTGGGGGCGCGCGAAATCGAACGCATGGACAAGATGCGGTGTCCGCGGGATAAGCTGGTTTTGATTCTCAACTGTTGCCGCGTCATCATCGCCGTGCTCGACTCTGCCAGCAAGGCCGCCGGCAGCTCGACGCCGCCCGCAGCCGACGATCTCCTCCCGCTCCTGATCTACACGCTGATCCAGGCGAAACCGAACGCTCTCCATTCGCACATCCAGttcatctccttcttccggcACCCTTCGCGGCTCGTCAGCGAAGAAGCGTACTTTTTCACGCACTTTTGCTCCGCCGTCGAGTTCGTCAAGATGCTCGGCCAGCCCGGAGTCACTCTGAACGACGTGACCGACGAGGAGTACAGACGCCGGATGACGCAAGCGGAGGCCGAGTacgagaggcgccgcgaagcagaaagagagacggcggagaaagGGGCGACGAAAGAGGGACACGCACAGAAAATCGATCCGCGGAAAACCCTTCCACCCGCAGACAGCGTGGAGAATCCACGTGGGGCTTCGCAACGGGGCCGCCtgggagcggagacagctcaGGGACCGGTGAACGCAGACACGGGCGAGAAATCCGGCGGCGAGGGGTCGACTTCGCTGGATCCTGGGGCGGTCGTCGCTGCCGATTCCAGTGCAGAGGCGGGAGCAAAGAAAGAcccgaaggagaaagacgggcAAGACTTCGCGGGGGCGGCGCCCGCGGCCTTGGCTGCAGCGGCTTCGGCGCTGTCGACTCTTGAGcacctctcctcgtcttcttcaccctTTGTCCGGGGAAGCTATGGGAGAACCGGAGCGAAGCACAGCGAACTGCTTGAGCTCTGCGGAGACATTCAAAGGCAGCCGCTGTCCTTCCAGGAGGTTTCCAGCGCAGATCTAAAAGTCGGGCAGATCCCGGCGCTGCTCGAGGAGTACAAGGAGCTCGTAGAGCTGCTGACCAAGgctgcgtgtctcctgcgcgaACTAGGCAGCGACACGGACGCGAAACACAGCGGAAAGAAATAG